Proteins encoded together in one Osmia lignaria lignaria isolate PbOS001 chromosome 4, iyOsmLign1, whole genome shotgun sequence window:
- the Iml1 gene encoding GATOR complex protein Iml1 isoform X5, which produces MKLYKLIVHQKTFSEEDLIINPKDHPGIKTGDVVEIYQPEVEFSRLLLQVTSFKEDLQGRETISVENNVATMFQLRTFGDVYMNVVNPDDVALDSVELTFKDQYLGRSEMWRLKNSLVNTCVYMNKKIEFCGGCIRCQVYEMWSQGDRVACGVITNDTKVVFRSSTSMVYLFIQMSSEMWDFDIHGDLYFEKAVNGFLADLFQKWKKNGSNHEVTIVLFSRTFYNAINLEEFPNHMRECLQHDYRGRFYEDFYRVVVQNERFEDWSNVLVQLRKLFTDYQKIVLEYHQKPGVTIPKAVNSTAAQGNFLEVLNMSLNVFEKHYLDRSFDRTGQLSVVITPGVGVFEVDRELTNVTKQRIIDNGVGSDLVCVGEQPLHAVPLLKFHNKDTSINAPDDYSMPHWINLSFYSTNKKIPYSTFIPRIKLPQRVSKQPVENGKLQCKNKLLQEDPRECLHNTLFDYDAYDAQVFQLPSVHTSSSLQRVTTRTKKTSVASMETHNTVHMLKLKRKMSDPDIHHPPPESHSPPTTTRSAAISIPHRTDNISESNGEINESRTSVKSDLTDSEISPPFRPVVGSAGSPTNTISQPTSIRPSRALINPFDPSHVTIKLTSNRRRWTHIFPKGPTGVLIQQHHYQAVPTQMCAGSQSDATSTLSGSPLEHNDISNSNHFQDHTKGKPQRLNLSLSSGDKSGHPISSTGNKSLTLLWGATGEQEWTPALTTGVDWKSLTIPACLPITTDYFPDKRSLQNDYVVSDYNLLPDDVNTDFAQQRAIYKKPLTTAEVFKELVSQRLAQGFQLIILPQNNKNQSNTPGSNAIPAISSVMRGRQIESEPKEEYLLSIGRIFHKISLFDNCITVTRYRPRHPYPPFNIHYLYRFHAPHHDTYEVSWVSFTTEKLENYNWNYLDHYICTRGHTDFFLVEALKYWRFRVFLLPLHNSATRKFLEGSSRCDIYTPLTTSEQVSFMDGFLRFIELWPNKIRRPNPNKNWNPSTLGGVPQRDSASHLTRRRHSTSLIFLTNQERHVVNTAATARTCLDTPRHVPNRSGSKVMDRGRVSPASEAVLPLSLEQQQDHFDSNEDSANMELTKLKNTAPNTEILEAMKHSQTGVGFLTHHPSLPSQTFVSADAVQWLNNHIEGGVTVEGAINIMNGMIQDKLICHASGDFSKPFILGFYLYHIVQDKENQRGDYFSPLGDLQSFENEWVEVEIKAPKGWCEPTSPGTLPSVTSPMTIPSCDTVDESNVPSFLKDDLDLLSFEDDRDWQIPSYKHTHLDIDINNRSDRIEWGHLRYQSIYKVDHSYELVVQWVASSGSIVADLIFVWQRKAQMCGIQMVPIPSDLLALPFTLKSDPLRGPIFIPLNTECLLENKQHVFEEFQEDTHAQRLYLLQEAIVQRFGFVPCLIESTENDHQYVHMTGNAFILIPSTSNTKSRPRTATNIVRRNTGQKGYPIHSEQPSPHEAYITRHVSGKNKDDYSKDKRIGFLWSWNHMVSRKWKSSSTLAGDELFQKKLIQDFRHFCSNGDNRLRQFWESCWEIKEKSCTKTS; this is translated from the exons ATGAAGCTTTACAAGTTAATAGTACATCAAAAGACCTTTAGTGAAgaagatttaataattaatccaAAAGATCATCCTGGAATAAAGACTGGAGATGTTGTTGAAATTTATCAGCCAGAAGTTGAATTTAGCCGGCTTCTTCTTCAAGTCACCTCCTTCAAAGAAGATTTACAAGGACGTGAAACAATTagtgtagaaaataatgtaGCAACAATGTTTCAACTGAGAACATTTGGAGATGTTTATATGAATGTTGTAAATCCAGATGATGTAGCCTTGGATTCTGTTGAACTTACCTTCAAAGATCAATATCTAGGCCGTAGTGAAATGTGGAGACTCAAAAACAGCTTG GTTAACACTTGTGTATATATGaacaaaaagattgaattttgTGGAGGCTGCATAAGATGTCAGGTATATGAAATGTGGTCACAGGGTGATAGAGTTGCTTGTGGTGTTATAACCAATGATACTAAG GTTGTATTTCGTTCTTCAACTAGCATGGTCTACCTTTTTATTCAAATGAGTTCTGAAATGTGGGATTTTGACATTCATGGtgatttatattttgaaaaagctGTTAATGGATTTTTAGCTGACTTGTTtcaaaaatggaaaaagaatgGCAGCAATCATGAAGTAACAATAGTTCTATTCTCAAGGACATTTTATAATGCCATCAATTTGGAAGAATTTCCAAACCATATGCGCGAATGTTTACAACATGATTATAGGGGAAGATTTTATGAAGATTTCTATAGAGTAGTTGTACAAAATGAAAGATTTGAAGATTGGAGTAATGTGTTGGTACAGTTAAGAAAACTATTCACAGACTATCAAAAGATTGTATTAGAATATCATCAAAAACCGGGCGTTACTATACCAAAAGCAGTGAATTCAACAGCTGCACAAGGCAATTTTTTAGAAGTTTTAAACATGTCCTTAAATG TGTTTGAGAAACATTATTTAGATCGTAGTTTTGATAGAACTGGTCAATTATCAGTAGTAATTACACCTGGTGTAGGTGTATTTGAAGTTGACAGAGAACTAACAAATGTTACAAAACAAAGAATTATTGATAATGGTGTTGGTAGTGATTTAGTGTGTGTTGGAGAACAGCCATTACATGCAGTTCCTTTATTAAAG TTTCATAATAAGGATACATCCATCAATGCACCTGATGATTATAGTATGCCACATTGGATAAACCTTAGCTTTTATTCAACAAACAAAAAAATTCCTTATTCAACATTTATACCTCGTATAAAACTTCCGCAAAGGGTATCAAAACAACCAGTGGAAAACGGCAAATTACAATGTAAAAATAAACTATTACAAGAAGATCCAAGAGAATGTCTGCACAATACCCTATTTGACTATGATGCATATGATGCACAAGTTTTTCAATTACCTTCAGTTCATACCTCGAG TAGTTTGCAACGGGTTACAACAAGAACCAAAAAGACGAGTGTTGCAAGTATGGAGACACACAATACCGTGCATATGTTAAAACTAAAGAGAAAAATGTCAGATCCTGACATTCATCATCCACCGCCTGAATCACATTCACCTCCAACTACAACAAGGAGTGCGGCAATCTCAATACCTCACAGAACAGATAATATCAGTGAATCTAATGGAGAAATTAATG AATCAAGGACGTCGGTGAAAAGTGATTTAACAGATTCTGAAATATCTCCACCATTCAGGCCAGTTGTTGGGAGTGCCGGAAGTCCAACAAATACAATATCACAACCAACAAGTATTAGACCTAGTAGAGCACTTATCAATCCTTTTGATCCGTCTCATGTTACAATTAAACTGACTAGTAACAGACGAAGATGGACACATATTTTCCCTAAAG GACCAACAGGTGTGCTTATACAGCAACATCATTATCAGGCTGTACCAACACAAATGTGTGCAGGTTCACAATccgatgccacttccactttaagCGGATCTCCCTTGGAACATAATGATATCTCTAATTCAAATCACTTTCAAGATC aCACAAAAGGTAAACCCCAGAGGTTAAATCTTTCATTATCGAGCGGTGATAAGAGCGGACATCCAATATCTTCTACCGGGAATAAGTCATTGACATTATTATGGGGTGCTACTGGTGAACAAGAATGGACACCAGCACTTACAACAG GCGTAGATTGGAAGTCGTTGACAATTCCAGCATGTTTGCCCATTACCACAGATTACTTCCCAGATAAAAGAAGTCTGCAGAACGATTATGTTGTATCAGATTATAATCTTCTACCTGATGATGTTAACACAGATTTCGCACAACAACGAGCGATATATAAAAAGCCTTTAACAACTGCGGAAGTGTTTAAAGAGCTTGTGTCGCAACGATTAGCACAG ggttttcaattaattatcttgccgcaaaataataaaaatcaaagcaATACACCAGGTAGTAATGCTATCCCAGCAATAAGTTCTGTTATGCGGGGGCGGCAAATAGAATCAGAACCCAAAGAGGAATATTTGTTAAGCATTGGTaggatatttcataaaatatctTTGTTTGACAATTGTATAACGGTTACTAGATATCGTCCAag GCATCCTTATCCTCCATTCAATATTCATTATCTGTACCGATTTCATGCACCCCATCATGACACGTATGAAGTTTCTTGGGTATCTTTTACAACGgaaaaacttgaaaattataattggAATTATTTAGATCATTACATTTGCACTAGAGGTCATACTGATTTTTTTTTAGTAGAG GCACTTAAATATTGGAGATTTCGAGTTTTTCTACTACCCTTACATAATTCAGCAACTCGAAAATTTTTAGAGGGATCATCGAGATGTGACATATACACACCTCTCACTACTTCCGAACAAGTTTCCTTTATGGACGGGTTTCTGCGTTTCATCGAATTATGGCCAAATAAAATACGACGTCCGAATCCAAACAAAAATtgg AATCCTTCAACTCTAGGTGGTGTTCCTCAGAGAGATTCCGCCTCTCACTTGACCAGACGCAGGCACAGCACGAGCCTGATTTTCCTCACTAACCAG GAGAGGCATGTAGTGAATACCGCTGCGACTGCCCGCACGTGCCTCGACACTCCTCGCCACGTGCCAAACAG GTCAGGTTCTAAGGTGATGGATAGAGGTAGAGTCTCACCAGCGAGTGAAGCTGTCCTACCCCTTTCACTCGAGCAACAACAAGATCATTTTGACTCTAATGAAGACAG TGCAAATATGGAACTGACAAAATTGAAGAACACCGCGCCAAATACTGAAATTCTAGAGGCAATGAAACATTCGCAAACTGGTGTAGGATTTCTCACACACCACCCATCTCTACCGAGTCAAACATTTGTTAGCGCTGACGCGGTACAATGGTTAAATAATCACATAGAGGGAGGAGTAACGGTAGAAGGTGCTATTAACATCATGAAT GGCATGATACAAGACAAATTAATATGCCATGCATCCGGTGATTTTTCCAAACCGTTTATTTTAGGATTTTACTTGTATCACATAGTACAAGATAAAGAAAACCAAAGAG GAGATTACTTTTCGCCTTTGGGTGATTTGCAAAGTTTCGAAAACGAGTGGGTGGAGGTCGAAATTAAAGCGCCAAAAGGGTGGTGTGAGCCTACTTCCCCAGGAACACTTCCATCAGTAACATCTCCGATGACTATACCTAGCTGCGATACCGTTGACGAATCAAATGTACCATCATTTCTCAAGGATGATTTAGACTTACTAAGTTTCGAGGATGACAGAGATTGGcaaa tTCCATCATATAAGCATACTCATTTAGACATTGACATAAATAATAGAAGCGATAGAATTGAATGGGGTCATTTAAGGTATCAGTCTATATACAAAGTGGATCATTCGTATGAACTTGTGGTACAATGGGTAGCATCGTCTGGTAGCATAGTTGCTGATCTC atATTTGTGTGGCAACGTAAAGCCCAAATGTGTGGAATTCAAATGGTACCTATCCCTAGTGATCTGTTAGCACTACCGTTCACTTTGAAAAGTGATCCTTTAAGGGGGCCTATTTTTATACCACTAAACACGGAGTGTCTTTTGGAAAACAAACAACATGTCTTTGAAG AATTTCAAGAAGACACGCACGCACAAAGACTTTACCTACTTCAAGAAGCAATTGTACAAAGATTTGGCTTTGTTCCTTGCTTGATAGAAAGTACAGAGAACGACCATCAGTATGTTCATATGACTGGCAATGCatttatactgattccttctacATCAAATACAAAATCACGTCCACGAACTGCTACAAATATTGTAAGACGAAATACAGGACAGAAAGGATATCCGATTCATTCTGAACAGCCTAGTCCCCATGAAGCTTATATTACAAGGCACGTCAGTGGGAAAAATAAAGATGATTACAGTAAGGATAAAAGG ATTGGATTTCTTTGGTCATGGAATCATATGGTTAGTCGAAAATGGAAATCGTCATCTACCTTAGCCGGTGACGAATTATTTCAGAAGAAACTCATTCAGGATTTTAGACACTTTTGTTCAAACGGGGATAATAGACTGAGACAGTTTTGGGAATCTTGttgggaaataaaagaaaaatcctgCACAAAAACATCATAA
- the Iml1 gene encoding GATOR complex protein Iml1 isoform X6, whose protein sequence is MKLYKLIVHQKTFSEEDLIINPKDHPGIKTGDVVEIYQPEVEFSRLLLQVTSFKEDLQGRETISVENNVATMFQLRTFGDVYMNVVNPDDVALDSVELTFKDQYLGRSEMWRLKNSLVNTCVYMNKKIEFCGGCIRCQVVFRSSTSMVYLFIQMSSEMWDFDIHGDLYFEKAVNGFLADLFQKWKKNGSNHEVTIVLFSRTFYNAINLEEFPNHMRECLQHDYRGRFYEDFYRVVVQNERFEDWSNVLVQLRKLFTDYQKIVLEYHQKPGVTIPKAVNSTAAQGNFLEVLNMSLNVFEKHYLDRSFDRTGQLSVVITPGVGVFEVDRELTNVTKQRIIDNGVGSDLVCVGEQPLHAVPLLKFHNKDTSINAPDDYSMPHWINLSFYSTNKKIPYSTFIPRIKLPQRVSKQPVENGKLQCKNKLLQEDPRECLHNTLFDYDAYDAQVFQLPSVHTSSSLQRVTTRTKKTSVASMETHNTVHMLKLKRKMSDPDIHHPPPESHSPPTTTRSAAISIPHRTDNISESNGEINESRTSVKSDLTDSEISPPFRPVVGSAGSPTNTISQPTSIRPSRALINPFDPSHVTIKLTSNRRRWTHIFPKGPTGVLIQQHHYQAVPTQMCAGSQSDATSTLSGSPLEHNDISNSNHFQDHTKGKPQRLNLSLSSGDKSGHPISSTGNKSLTLLWGATGEQEWTPALTTAIIGVDWKSLTIPACLPITTDYFPDKRSLQNDYVVSDYNLLPDDVNTDFAQQRAIYKKPLTTAEVFKELVSQRLAQGFQLIILPQNNKNQSNTPGSNAIPAISSVMRGRQIESEPKEEYLLSIGRIFHKISLFDNCITVTRYRPRHPYPPFNIHYLYRFHAPHHDTYEVSWVSFTTEKLENYNWNYLDHYICTRGHTDFFLVEALKYWRFRVFLLPLHNSATRKFLEGSSRCDIYTPLTTSEQVSFMDGFLRFIELWPNKIRRPNPNKNWNPSTLGGVPQRDSASHLTRRRHSTSLIFLTNQTSLVGSSPFRERLGSNRLPEKPRPRSGSKVMDRGRVSPASEAVLPLSLEQQQDHFDSNEDSANMELTKLKNTAPNTEILEAMKHSQTGVGFLTHHPSLPSQTFVSADAVQWLNNHIEGGVTVEGAINIMNGMIQDKLICHASGDFSKPFILGFYLYHIVQDKENQRGDYFSPLGDLQSFENEWVEVEIKAPKGWCEPTSPGTLPSVTSPMTIPSCDTVDESNVPSFLKDDLDLLSFEDDRDWQIPSYKHTHLDIDINNRSDRIEWGHLRYQSIYKVDHSYELVVQWVASSGSIVADLIFVWQRKAQMCGIQMVPIPSDLLALPFTLKSDPLRGPIFIPLNTECLLENKQHVFEEFQEDTHAQRLYLLQEAIVQRFGFVPCLIESTENDHQYVHMTGNAFILIPSTSNTKSRPRTATNIVRRNTGQKGYPIHSEQPSPHEAYITRHVSGKNKDDYSKDKRIGFLWSWNHMVSRKWKSSSTLAGDELFQKKLIQDFRHFCSNGDNRLRQFWESCWEIKEKSCTKTS, encoded by the exons ATGAAGCTTTACAAGTTAATAGTACATCAAAAGACCTTTAGTGAAgaagatttaataattaatccaAAAGATCATCCTGGAATAAAGACTGGAGATGTTGTTGAAATTTATCAGCCAGAAGTTGAATTTAGCCGGCTTCTTCTTCAAGTCACCTCCTTCAAAGAAGATTTACAAGGACGTGAAACAATTagtgtagaaaataatgtaGCAACAATGTTTCAACTGAGAACATTTGGAGATGTTTATATGAATGTTGTAAATCCAGATGATGTAGCCTTGGATTCTGTTGAACTTACCTTCAAAGATCAATATCTAGGCCGTAGTGAAATGTGGAGACTCAAAAACAGCTTG GTTAACACTTGTGTATATATGaacaaaaagattgaattttgTGGAGGCTGCATAAGATGTCAG GTTGTATTTCGTTCTTCAACTAGCATGGTCTACCTTTTTATTCAAATGAGTTCTGAAATGTGGGATTTTGACATTCATGGtgatttatattttgaaaaagctGTTAATGGATTTTTAGCTGACTTGTTtcaaaaatggaaaaagaatgGCAGCAATCATGAAGTAACAATAGTTCTATTCTCAAGGACATTTTATAATGCCATCAATTTGGAAGAATTTCCAAACCATATGCGCGAATGTTTACAACATGATTATAGGGGAAGATTTTATGAAGATTTCTATAGAGTAGTTGTACAAAATGAAAGATTTGAAGATTGGAGTAATGTGTTGGTACAGTTAAGAAAACTATTCACAGACTATCAAAAGATTGTATTAGAATATCATCAAAAACCGGGCGTTACTATACCAAAAGCAGTGAATTCAACAGCTGCACAAGGCAATTTTTTAGAAGTTTTAAACATGTCCTTAAATG TGTTTGAGAAACATTATTTAGATCGTAGTTTTGATAGAACTGGTCAATTATCAGTAGTAATTACACCTGGTGTAGGTGTATTTGAAGTTGACAGAGAACTAACAAATGTTACAAAACAAAGAATTATTGATAATGGTGTTGGTAGTGATTTAGTGTGTGTTGGAGAACAGCCATTACATGCAGTTCCTTTATTAAAG TTTCATAATAAGGATACATCCATCAATGCACCTGATGATTATAGTATGCCACATTGGATAAACCTTAGCTTTTATTCAACAAACAAAAAAATTCCTTATTCAACATTTATACCTCGTATAAAACTTCCGCAAAGGGTATCAAAACAACCAGTGGAAAACGGCAAATTACAATGTAAAAATAAACTATTACAAGAAGATCCAAGAGAATGTCTGCACAATACCCTATTTGACTATGATGCATATGATGCACAAGTTTTTCAATTACCTTCAGTTCATACCTCGAG TAGTTTGCAACGGGTTACAACAAGAACCAAAAAGACGAGTGTTGCAAGTATGGAGACACACAATACCGTGCATATGTTAAAACTAAAGAGAAAAATGTCAGATCCTGACATTCATCATCCACCGCCTGAATCACATTCACCTCCAACTACAACAAGGAGTGCGGCAATCTCAATACCTCACAGAACAGATAATATCAGTGAATCTAATGGAGAAATTAATG AATCAAGGACGTCGGTGAAAAGTGATTTAACAGATTCTGAAATATCTCCACCATTCAGGCCAGTTGTTGGGAGTGCCGGAAGTCCAACAAATACAATATCACAACCAACAAGTATTAGACCTAGTAGAGCACTTATCAATCCTTTTGATCCGTCTCATGTTACAATTAAACTGACTAGTAACAGACGAAGATGGACACATATTTTCCCTAAAG GACCAACAGGTGTGCTTATACAGCAACATCATTATCAGGCTGTACCAACACAAATGTGTGCAGGTTCACAATccgatgccacttccactttaagCGGATCTCCCTTGGAACATAATGATATCTCTAATTCAAATCACTTTCAAGATC aCACAAAAGGTAAACCCCAGAGGTTAAATCTTTCATTATCGAGCGGTGATAAGAGCGGACATCCAATATCTTCTACCGGGAATAAGTCATTGACATTATTATGGGGTGCTACTGGTGAACAAGAATGGACACCAGCACTTACAACAG CAATCATAG GCGTAGATTGGAAGTCGTTGACAATTCCAGCATGTTTGCCCATTACCACAGATTACTTCCCAGATAAAAGAAGTCTGCAGAACGATTATGTTGTATCAGATTATAATCTTCTACCTGATGATGTTAACACAGATTTCGCACAACAACGAGCGATATATAAAAAGCCTTTAACAACTGCGGAAGTGTTTAAAGAGCTTGTGTCGCAACGATTAGCACAG ggttttcaattaattatcttgccgcaaaataataaaaatcaaagcaATACACCAGGTAGTAATGCTATCCCAGCAATAAGTTCTGTTATGCGGGGGCGGCAAATAGAATCAGAACCCAAAGAGGAATATTTGTTAAGCATTGGTaggatatttcataaaatatctTTGTTTGACAATTGTATAACGGTTACTAGATATCGTCCAag GCATCCTTATCCTCCATTCAATATTCATTATCTGTACCGATTTCATGCACCCCATCATGACACGTATGAAGTTTCTTGGGTATCTTTTACAACGgaaaaacttgaaaattataattggAATTATTTAGATCATTACATTTGCACTAGAGGTCATACTGATTTTTTTTTAGTAGAG GCACTTAAATATTGGAGATTTCGAGTTTTTCTACTACCCTTACATAATTCAGCAACTCGAAAATTTTTAGAGGGATCATCGAGATGTGACATATACACACCTCTCACTACTTCCGAACAAGTTTCCTTTATGGACGGGTTTCTGCGTTTCATCGAATTATGGCCAAATAAAATACGACGTCCGAATCCAAACAAAAATtgg AATCCTTCAACTCTAGGTGGTGTTCCTCAGAGAGATTCCGCCTCTCACTTGACCAGACGCAGGCACAGCACGAGCCTGATTTTCCTCACTAACCAG ACCAGTCTAGTTGGCAGTTCTCCCTTCAGGGAGAGACTTGGAAGCAATCGCCTACCAGAGAAACCAAGACCAAG GTCAGGTTCTAAGGTGATGGATAGAGGTAGAGTCTCACCAGCGAGTGAAGCTGTCCTACCCCTTTCACTCGAGCAACAACAAGATCATTTTGACTCTAATGAAGACAG TGCAAATATGGAACTGACAAAATTGAAGAACACCGCGCCAAATACTGAAATTCTAGAGGCAATGAAACATTCGCAAACTGGTGTAGGATTTCTCACACACCACCCATCTCTACCGAGTCAAACATTTGTTAGCGCTGACGCGGTACAATGGTTAAATAATCACATAGAGGGAGGAGTAACGGTAGAAGGTGCTATTAACATCATGAAT GGCATGATACAAGACAAATTAATATGCCATGCATCCGGTGATTTTTCCAAACCGTTTATTTTAGGATTTTACTTGTATCACATAGTACAAGATAAAGAAAACCAAAGAG GAGATTACTTTTCGCCTTTGGGTGATTTGCAAAGTTTCGAAAACGAGTGGGTGGAGGTCGAAATTAAAGCGCCAAAAGGGTGGTGTGAGCCTACTTCCCCAGGAACACTTCCATCAGTAACATCTCCGATGACTATACCTAGCTGCGATACCGTTGACGAATCAAATGTACCATCATTTCTCAAGGATGATTTAGACTTACTAAGTTTCGAGGATGACAGAGATTGGcaaa tTCCATCATATAAGCATACTCATTTAGACATTGACATAAATAATAGAAGCGATAGAATTGAATGGGGTCATTTAAGGTATCAGTCTATATACAAAGTGGATCATTCGTATGAACTTGTGGTACAATGGGTAGCATCGTCTGGTAGCATAGTTGCTGATCTC atATTTGTGTGGCAACGTAAAGCCCAAATGTGTGGAATTCAAATGGTACCTATCCCTAGTGATCTGTTAGCACTACCGTTCACTTTGAAAAGTGATCCTTTAAGGGGGCCTATTTTTATACCACTAAACACGGAGTGTCTTTTGGAAAACAAACAACATGTCTTTGAAG AATTTCAAGAAGACACGCACGCACAAAGACTTTACCTACTTCAAGAAGCAATTGTACAAAGATTTGGCTTTGTTCCTTGCTTGATAGAAAGTACAGAGAACGACCATCAGTATGTTCATATGACTGGCAATGCatttatactgattccttctacATCAAATACAAAATCACGTCCACGAACTGCTACAAATATTGTAAGACGAAATACAGGACAGAAAGGATATCCGATTCATTCTGAACAGCCTAGTCCCCATGAAGCTTATATTACAAGGCACGTCAGTGGGAAAAATAAAGATGATTACAGTAAGGATAAAAGG ATTGGATTTCTTTGGTCATGGAATCATATGGTTAGTCGAAAATGGAAATCGTCATCTACCTTAGCCGGTGACGAATTATTTCAGAAGAAACTCATTCAGGATTTTAGACACTTTTGTTCAAACGGGGATAATAGACTGAGACAGTTTTGGGAATCTTGttgggaaataaaagaaaaatcctgCACAAAAACATCATAA